A section of the Telopea speciosissima isolate NSW1024214 ecotype Mountain lineage chromosome 3, Tspe_v1, whole genome shotgun sequence genome encodes:
- the LOC122655269 gene encoding uncharacterized mitochondrial protein AtMg00860-like: protein MNRVFQDVLDKYVIVFIDDILVYSKSEEEHADHLRFVLQRLWEKQMYAKFSKCEFWLQQVAFLGHLVSAKGIEVDPGKVQSIVNWETPKNVADIRSFLGLASYYRRFIENFSKISTRMT, encoded by the coding sequence ATGAACAGGGTGTTTCAAGACGTGCTGGATAAGTACGTCatcgtgtttattgatgacatcctggtctaCTCCAAGAGCGAAGAAGAGCACGCTGACCACCTTCGCTTTGTGCTGCAGCGCTTGTGGGAAAAGCAAATGTATGCTAAGTTTAGCAAGTGCGAGTTCTGGTTACAGCAAGTGGCTTTCTTAGGTCATCTGGTTTCAGctaagggtattgaagttgacccgGGCAAGGTACAGTCCATAGTTAactgggagacacccaagaatgtagcagataTTCGCAGCTTCCTCGGTCTAGCCAGCTATTATAGgaggtttattgagaatttctcaaaGATCTCCACTCGTATGACTTGa